Genomic DNA from Setaria italica strain Yugu1 chromosome V, Setaria_italica_v2.0, whole genome shotgun sequence:
CGGCCCGTTGGTCGGCGAGGAGAGGCGAGGGGAGGGGAAGCACGAGTGCCTGACATGGCTGGACGCGCAGCCGGCGCGGAGCGTGGTCTTCCTCTGCTTCGGGAGCGCGAGCTCTGTGCCGGCGGAGCAGCTGAGGGAGATTGCGGTGGGGCTCGAGAGGAGCGGGCACGCGTTCCTCTGGGCCGTGCGCGCGCCCGTCGCGCCGGACGCCGACTCGACGAAGCGGTTCGAGGGccggggcgaggcggcgctggaGGCGCTGCTCCCGGAGGGATTCCTGGACCGGACGCGCGGGCGCGGGCTGGTGGTGCCGACGTGGGCGCCGCAGGTGGAGGTGCTGCGGCACCCGGCGACCGGCGCGTTCgtgacgcactgcgggtggaactcgacgcTGGAGGCGGTCACGGCGGGGGTGCCGATGGTGTGCTGGCCGATGTACGCGGAACAGCGGCTGAACAAGGTGTTCATCGCGGAGGGGATGGGACTCGGAGTGGTGATGGAAGGTTACGACCAGGCCATGGtgaaggcggaggaggtggaggccaaGGTCAGACTGGTCATGGAGTCGCAGCAGGGGGAGGAGCTCAGGGAGAGGACGGCGATGGCGAAGGatagggccgccgccgcgctggagaTCGGCGGGTCGTCAACGACGGCGCTCGTTGACTTCCTGAACAGTTTGGAGATCTCGACGCACGATTGAAAGGATCAGACGAGGCCACGGCACAGGGGCAGAGGTCCACTCTGACACGAACTCTGCGTCTCTCTTTCTCGTGTTCCTCGTGCAGTTGGAATGGACACTTTTTTTCGGTAATAAAAGCAGAGCTTTATTAGCTAGGAAAAAGGTGAACTAGTACAATCGTTTCGGATAAGGTCAATCACGCACGCAGACGCCTGTCTAAACCAAACTGCAGTGAGCACATTTTATACTTGGACCATCTTCAAGTGATCCAACAGCTGCGCATGTTCCTTTGCTTCAGCGATAGGAAAACTGAGTACAGACTTTCCTCATACAGTCATACCGTTGCAGGCTGCAGCGCTTTGACTATCATTCTCAACGAAGAGTCCGATTCTACGATCACGGGCCCCGTCGGCCCTTTCTTCGGAGGGGCAAAATAGGCCAGTGTAGGACAGTGGCCCGTTCAACTCTGAAGCGACTCAAAAATTTGGGATCGGTTTCAGTTTTCCTTTGCTCCAAAATCCTCCCAACAAGGTCAGGCATGCAAATAATGCAATCAACTGGCTGGACATTTCCTTGAACAAAAACTAATAATAGTTTCAGAATCTGATGGAAATTATTTCGTTTTACAAGCCATCCAGAGAAAAAGTACAAAGTAATAGTAGAGTACTGGCTGCAGTGCGATGTACTAGCTTGATCCTGGTCAACTCCTACCATGCTCGCTCGATCACCAACGGAAAAGGTATTCCCCTGGTTTTATTTGCCGACCACAGAAACAGACAAACAACGACAACAAACAGAcaaacgacgacgacgacgaacagAGCAAATGCAGGATGCGCCCGGTGAGGTCTACTACTCGCAGGCGACGGACGCAACGTTTAGCTGGTAGGAGAAGGAGTTGGAGTACTGGAAGGAGACGGTCTCGCTGGGCTCCATGGGCCCGCCTCCCTTGACGATGCAGTCGTTGAAGCTGACACGCTGGAACTTGCTAGGGTCGACGAGCTCCGTGGAGGCGAAGTCGCCGCAGGAGACGTGGACGTCGGACACGGTGCAGCCGCCGCAGACGTTGACGATCTGCACGGTGTAGGCCGGGATGCCGCTCGGCAACGGGTTGGCGCTGCTCTGGTACACCACCACATCCTCCTCCGAGCAGTCGTCCGGCCCCATCCGCTCCGTCGAGTAATGGCGCTCAGCAccgagcgacgacgacgacgagccagCTGATGCATGCGTAAATTTTACATTGATTGGATCAGTACGTAGGCAAGAAGGTAGCATGCATTCAGCTGGTAGAGGTTCTGAATCTTACTGCTGTTGAGCAGCTTGCGCGCGTGCAATGTGGAGGAAGACGATGCATCACGGCCACGGGAAGACGCAGCAGCTGGCCGGCGGTGAAGCATAAGGTTTGGTCAATTTGTGATAAGACGAATGCGTTCATGCATAGTTGAGCCAATTTGACTAGTGCCTCTCACAGAATCTAGTTAACAGATTATGCATCAACAAGAAATACGAAGCTAGCAAGACCCGTATACCTGCAGCAGTtatgagcagcagcagcaggctggAAACCACCACCAGAGAAGCACATTTCTGGAAGCACCCCATATGGCCTCCCTTGTCACTCAAGTCACTCACACTATCGGCTCTCAGCTTTTCTGGTTTCGGGCTTTCACTTTTGTAGTGCAGGAAATTAGCTTGCTGCTTCAACCCTTCACTTGCATGCAGGTCTATTTATACGGCTGGAATTTAATAGGACTCGCTCCAATTGCTTTGGAAACCGAGGCTAGAAGTCCTTGGGCACTGTGTGTTATTAACGAGTGCAGCCGCCCCTTCAGATCAGCCAGGTCCCGGGCGTCTCGCCGTCTCCAACAGCGAACCAAGTCATCTAGAGACAGGTTTATACATAAAATAATTAGGCTCATCACACGTTCCAACACATACTTTCTCATTTGTGTGAACCCAACCGTCAGCTACACGCCTATACTGCCATCTCTATCCCTTCATCAATGCACACGCCGACACGCGGGGCCCACGAGCTGCAGCAAATGAACCACATGGCAACGCTGCTGCGCCTTGGCTGGCCATGCGGTGCACAAACGTTCCAGCCGAATCAACGATAGCTTTGAGTGATTCAGTCATTTCTATCTCATCGGTCCTGTGCTGTATCTAGCCCTGCTAACTAGATTAGGGCCTTGTTTAGggcatgtttagttcactccaaaattccaactttagtactatgcaaaaagaagattccctatcacatcaaacttgcagtacatatatggagtactgaatgtagacgaaattaaaaactaattgcacagttttgttgtactttgcgagacgaatcttttaagtctaattagtcaatatttggacaataattcacaaatacaaacgaaatgctacactGTTACTACAGAAATTTTAGTaccccaaagttgggcaactaaacaaggcagTTACCCCTAaatttccaactttggcactatgcaaaaagaagattctccatcacatcaaacttgcggtacatgcatgaagtactaaatgtagacgaaatcaaacactaattgcatagttttgttgtactttgcgagacgaatcttttgagcctaattagtcaatgtttggacaataattcacaaatacaaacgaaatgttacaattgcgcatttatggcaaaatgcaaattttgccactccaaatttgggaactaaacaggTCCTAGGTTTAATGATTTTAATGGATTGAGTTTCTTTTGGAAGTTGTTTGGATTGGTTATTAATAAGCTGATTCATCGATGGATTAGTTTGGTTTGGATTTCTCCTAAGAGAAAATAGTTTGAAAGTGGTTTAAAGTGGGCTGCATTggtttgattaaaaaaattaagGATGTGGGCCCACATATAAGTTCAACTATACTTTTTCCGCTTGAAGTAGCATACACTTAAACTGAGTCACTCCCAataaatttcgatcaatttcgtTAAAATATTAAAGTATGGACGCGAGGTTTTAATTCCAGGGTCCGGCTCTTGACGCGAAGCCCACATGTAtgtttagccatactatttTACACAAAATAGTAGGCAATCAAATTGAGTCATCTTCaacaaattttgatgaatttcgctaaaattttaatGTGTGAACGTGAGGTTTTAATTTTAGGGTCCGGCTCTTAATGCGGGGCTCAAATGTATGTTTAGCCATATTATTTAGCACAAAGTAGCAGGCAATCAAACTatgtcatctccaacaaatttcaatcaatttcGCTAAatttttaaggtgtgaacatgaCGTTTTAGTTTTAGAGTCCAGCTCTTAAcgtaggacccacatgtcggactcacatttatttcaaatatatacGAGTTTTTTATATGAGCCTATAGATTTATATAGCACACATACGGGTTCTATCAACTAGTAGGGTGGATTGGCTTGAGTTTAGATAATATAAATATGAGGTGAGTTGggttgaaaaataaattaactTAACGTGGATTGGTATGGGTTACACCGTTAGAGTTAGATTACAATCCAATTAGCAGGTCTAGTTGTATCCCTTCATTTTGCTttttattgttgttattgttagTTACGTGAAATTAACATTCAAGCTTATGTTGAGGGCCGGGCCGGGCAAAAAATACGTTGTTTTTCCACTCCCACAATCCCGCTCGCACAGTGCGTTTCAGAATGAGAAAATCGTGGTTCAGTAACGGCGCAGTCGTGGATCCTTGATCTGGTTACCTTCCTTCCCGACAGCAGATGAGATATGAGAAAGATGTAGAAGATCATCTGTATCCCTTTCTAGTAGTCTGAAGACAACGTAGGTGGAACTTGTTCTCTCTTATCATAATAGATGGGTACATATTCCTTTATACAGTTTTGATCCTCCAGGGTATATTTAGTATAAGCCCACAATTATCTAGGTTTAGGGATTTCTCAACAGTTACTAGCCTTCGAGCGGCAACAGAAGAGCACGATGTGCGAGCGGCAGCAGGTCCACAAGATCTGAGCCGCTTATTGTCTCCATGACGTGCACGTGCAGTTGCCTTGTTAGTTCAAGTGCTGTACGATCGAAACGACGACGCGGAGCAACGGTACGAAAGAATGGATTATTGTCAAGTACAAACGGGCCAGTATAATTCGTCTACCTCGTCCATGTGGTAGTACAAATTGAATGACTGACGCAAGTATTTTCTTCACCTTTTCCACTGCCGTACGAGCTCCAGCAGCCAAGTTGTCGACTCCCCGGCGTCGCTGATCGCTTCCTTCGCCCACCGCATGGCGGCCCGTGTCCGCTCCCGGAGCTCCCTGCCGCCGTCCGACTCCATCAGCCACCTCACCTTGGCAGCCACCTCCTCATCCCCGACCATCCCCTTGTCGTACCCTTCCAGCGCCACGGCCAGCCGCAGCTCCTCGACCAGGAACACCTTGTTCATCCGCTGCTCGGCGTACATCGGCCACGCCAGCATCGGCACGCCGCCCGTGACCGCCTCCAGCaccgagttccacccgcagtgcgtcacGAACCCGCCGATCGCGGCGTGGGACAGCACCTCGCTCTGCGGCGCCCATGACTTGACCACCAGCCCTTTGCCCTTGGTGCGTGCCAGGAACCCGTCAGGGAGGAGCGCGTCGAGGTCGAAGTCGAGGTCTGTCGGCTTGTGGCCGTTGTCCTCGCCAAGCGGGCGCCGCACGACCCACAGGAACCGCTGCCCGCTCGTCTCCAGCCCACAAGCCACCCGCCTTGTCTGCTCCGCGCTGAACCGGCCCATGGTGCCGAAGCAGAGGAACACGACGCTGGCCTCAGGCTGGGCATCGAGCCACGCCAGGCACTCGTGCCGGTTCGCGCCGGGCTCTTCCACCTGCTTTACCAGTGGGCCGATGCAGTGCAGCGGTGGAGTCCGACGCCCCGGTGGCGTGCAGAGGCCGTTCACGATGGCGTCGGTGGCGCGCGGTTCCAGCGAACGGAAGCTGTTCACGATGAGACCCTGGGATCTGCACATCTGTTCGCATAAGGCGAGGAAGAGCCTGTTGCCGAGGCTGTCGCGGTCGAGGTATGACGCGGGGAGGTGGTCTACCGGTATCGGGGGGATGCCTGGAGCGTGCAGAAGGGTGCCACCGAGGTCTCGGAGGCTCTGAGTTGTCCGCTCGTGGATCAAGGGGTGGTATATCAGTTCCGCCAGGCCGGAGATGGACGTGGTGAAGAAAAAGTAGGTCGGGATGCCGAGCTCGGCACCAACGTCCACGGCACTGCCGCAGAAGAAGTCGAGGACGAgggcggccgggggcggggAGGCGGCACGGAGGAATTCACGGAGGTCGGAGTTggaggcgcgggcgagctcgaAGGCCTGCGACACGGGATCGTGGGCGGGCACGTCGCGCGGGAGCGTCACGCACGGTAGGCGGTGGAAGGAGAGCTCGGGGTGCGCAGCGGCAGCGCCTTCGGCGAATGAACCTGCGGCGGCCTGGTCGTCGTCGGTCCGCCCGCCGAGCACGACGGTGACCTCGAGGCCGTGCGCCGCGAGCAGCTCGCCGAGCTCCACCAAGGAGACCAGGTGGCTGCCCATCACCGGCGGCGGGGCGTAGATGACCACGCGCTTCTTCGCCTTGTCGTCGTGGCTCTGGCTCCCCATTTCAGGGACGACACCGTTGCCCGCGAGCTTGAGTGAGAAGATGGCGCAAATCGGCAAATGCTGTTGCTTTGCTTCTGTTGTGACTTCAGCGTGTGCGCCGTGGCTTGTTTATACCTTGACGCGGCTTCATTTTGGTCCACGAGTCCTACCTACCCGATCGTCTTGCGCACATACTACACTGATACACGTGCTTGTCGAACCGCCATAGTGACAATACGGATGGAAAGACGCCAACTCGTTAAGCGAAGTCACACCAGAAGCCCAGTTGGCCCAATAGATCTCTCTACGCCCATGATTCCAGCCTTCCAGCCCCTTCGGCGGCGCCGTGCCATGTAGTCCCCTTCAACTGGGGACTGTAGGCCCAACGAGCAAAGCCGATGGATGTAGAGATGCTGGCACGAGAAAGAAAGGTTCGGGCGCACCAGCCTTCAAGGTGCTCCCGTGCACCTGGGCGCACGATGGATGGCCCAGATCAGATGCGTCAACTTTGGATGATGCATTTTTGCGTCTGAACCTTTCTCATGCTGGTCGGGGCCTCCACTTTTAGAAGAGAGGATGGCAGATCTGCTGAAAAATGGCACATGATAAACAAAAAAAACCCCCGAAAACGCACTGTCGCCCGTGAATTTGTGCTGCATGTGGAGATTATTTTGCGGACAGGAGACATGCCTATGGTTcgcgaaaaaaaaagatactagGTGATCAGTGATCACGATATACCAAGTCAAGCGCGCAAGGTCAAATTTGATCGCTCACTTAACTGATTAAACTTCTCACAGGTCGCGCCTCGCGACTGCAGTTCTGTTCACGAACGAAAAAGCTCATGCCTTCCGCGACCAAGTCGTCTCGGTCTACCTAATTGAATTGAACGGCGATCCAACCTCCAGGAGACCTACCTGGAGCTGAGCGCGAGCCGAACCACCGGAGTACCGGACGATctagaaacaacaacaacaaaaaaaaaacaagcagcGAGCGAGGTTCACTCGTGCTTCATACTTTCATCATGTGACCATGATGGAAGCCTGGGAGTCAATTTGTGTCAGCGGAAACCTGCACGGCCCATTTATTGGTGGCGCAGTCCAAAGTTCAAGCGACGGCAAAACTGGCGGAAGTCAAGCTGGCGTGTTTTGTCCCGCTCCGTCGCGAAGAACACGTACGCGATGCGCGGCGGCCCGCCACAACGAGAACTTTTGTGTCTTCGTGCGAAAATCCACCGTATAAGACCGCGCGCGACCCAGAATCCATTCCTCACATCAAACTCCCACACACTTGATTAGT
This window encodes:
- the LOC101764098 gene encoding TPD1 protein homolog 1B; translated protein: MGCFQKCASLVVVSSLLLLLITAAAAASSRGRDASSSSTLHARKLLNSTGSSSSSLGAERHYSTERMGPDDCSEEDVVVYQSSANPLPSGIPAYTVQIVNVCGGCTVSDVHVSCGDFASTELVDPSKFQRVSFNDCIVKGGGPMEPSETVSFQYSNSFSYQLNVASVACE
- the LOC101774495 gene encoding UDP-glycosyltransferase 1 — its product is MGSQSHDDKAKKRVVIYAPPPVMGSHLVSLVELGELLAAHGLEVTVVLGGRTDDDQAAAGSFAEGAAAAHPELSFHRLPCVTLPRDVPAHDPVSQAFELARASNSDLREFLRAASPPPAALVLDFFCGSAVDVGAELGIPTYFFFTTSISGLAELIYHPLIHERTTQSLRDLGGTLLHAPGIPPIPVDHLPASYLDRDSLGNRLFLALCEQMCRSQGLIVNSFRSLEPRATDAIVNGLCTPPGRRTPPLHCIGPLVKQVEEPGANRHECLAWLDAQPEASVVFLCFGTMGRFSAEQTRRVACGLETSGQRFLWVVRRPLGEDNGHKPTDLDFDLDALLPDGFLARTKGKGLVVKSWAPQSEVLSHAAIGGFVTHCGWNSVLEAVTGGVPMLAWPMYAEQRMNKVFLVEELRLAVALEGYDKGMVGDEEVAAKVRWLMESDGGRELRERTRAAMRWAKEAISDAGESTTWLLELVRQWKR